In Trichoderma asperellum chromosome 1, complete sequence, a single window of DNA contains:
- a CDS encoding uncharacterized protein (TransMembrane:1 (i21-42o)), which yields MPNRTASWLRWIFGMGERRKLGDVALDIVLFAGMMTAGLYVARTFLNPILSNLVDPDKEKHDQAKRQAKAHLDRLSRRRHIDGIGDNGADGARGSARVEELVLNEYENLIALEMVAPDDIHVGFDDIGGLDMIIEELKESVIYPLTMPHLYQHAASLLSAPSGVLLYGPPGCGKTMLAKALAKESGASFINLHISTLTEKWYGDSNKIVRAVFSLARKMQPAIVFIDEIDAVLGTRRSGEHEASGMVKAEFMTLWDGLTSSNSSGIPAQIVVLGATNRIHDIDEAILRRMPKKFPITLPALEQRRRILQLILKDAKVDAEQFDLDHVAKLTAGMSGSDIKEACRDAAMAPVREYMRQHGRDGSKRPVDPAHFRGIRTDDFLKHSSDQYLIDVLQQRQNGSNNILANDALAEIDETFVEPQD from the exons ATGCCCAACCGCACGGCCTCGTGGCTGCGCTGGATATTCGGAATGGGTGAGCGTCGAAAGTTAGGAGATGTCGCCTTAGACATTGTCCTTTTCGCTGGCATG ATGACAGCTGGTCTCTACGTTGCTCGCACGTTTCTGAATCCAATCTTAAGCAACCTAGTCGATCCTGATAAAGAAAAGCATGATCAAGCGAAGCGCCAGGCCAAAGCTCATCTTGATCGCTTAAGTCGGAGGCGACATATTGATGGCATTGGAGACAATGGGGCCGATGGCGCTCGGGGGAGCGCGCGAGTTGAAGAACTAGTCCTGAACGAATACGAAAATCTAATAGCACTGGAAATGGTAGCGCCAGATGATATTCATGTCGGTTTTGATG ATATCGGCGGTCTGGATATGATTATTGAGGAACTGAAAGAGTCTGTCATCTATCCATTGACAATGCCTCATCTCTACCAGCATGCCGCTTCGCTGTTATCTGCACCATCTGGTGTTTTGCTGTATGGACCGCCTGGTTGCGGTAAGACGATGCTAGCCAAAGCTCTTGCCAAGGAGAGCGGCGCATCATTTATCAATCTTCATATATCAACACTCACCGAAAAGTGGTACGGCGATTCCAACAAGATAGTCAGAGCCGTTTTCTCGTTGGCTCGCAAGATGCAACCGGCGATCGTATTCATCGATGAGATTGATGCCGTTTTAGGCACACGGAGAAGTGGCGAACATGAGGCCAGCGGCATGGTGAAAGCCGA ATTCATGACGCTGTGGGATGGATTGACATCAAGCAACTCTTCTGGCATACCAGCACAGATAGTCGTGCTTGGCGCTACCAACCGCATACACGACATTGATGAAGCAATTCTCCGACGAATGCCCAAGAAGTTCCCCATAACGTTGCCTGCATTGGAACAAAGACGCCGAATCTTACAACTAATCCTGAAAGACGCCAAGGTGGATGCCGAACAGTTTGACTTGGATCATGTGGCTAAACTCACCGCCGGGATGTCGGGAAGTGACATCAAAGAGGCTTGTCGCGATGCTGCTATGGCTCCTGTGCGAGAATATATGCGACAGCATGGCCGTGATGGTTCTAAAAGACCAGTTGATCCAGCTCATTTCCGTGGAATCAGGACTGATGATTTTCTTAAACACTCAAGTGATCAATATTTGATAGATGTGCTTCAGCAGCGACAGAACGGGTCTAACAATATTCTAGCAAATGATGCGCTCGCAGAGATTGACGAGACGTTTGTTGAGCCCCAGGACTGA
- a CDS encoding uncharacterized protein (TransMembrane:10 (i97-119o766-784i814-837o865-887i894-913o933-964i985-1004o1016-1034i1046-1065o1071-1089i)~BUSCO:EOG092D28EY) codes for MKRRSPSIDVGGKSSLELQNSDAELEHRLNGLIPRQSSTQDRQPNGHYSTKANGHQHPSSHAAVASFSPLSLPTSSRSMTTTKKPPLVSLGARNRSLWFMSVLSFFVATAGVGLLVAIFRSLTTRQIESKGCRMSYMRPSYIHFSEFDTEHTRFASKYSLYLYREQGIDSGELRGIPVLFIPGNAGSYKQVRPIAAEAANYFHDYLRHDHSQLDSGIRSLDFFTVDFNEDITAFHGQTLLDQAEYLNEAVRYILSLYSEPQRGSRDSHLPDPTSVLILGHSMGGVVARAMLVQPNYQENSINTIITMSAPHARPPVTFDGRIVQIYDEINDYWRRAYTQKWASNNPLWHVTLVSIAGGNLDTVVPSDYASIESLVPETHGFTVFTSGIPTVWTSMDHQAILWCDQFRKVLAQTLYGVIDVHRASQTKPRAQRMRVFKKKLLTGLETIAEKTLSLKEPTTLLTLDDSSSSVVATGDRLILSQLGSGARPIAYLLPVPPPGSLEPKRFTLMTDVQLNTHADNNQLQVLLCNVYPFQFTGVNSIFPSTIDLSRNGTTPTKLACKDAASDTVLLPASTTDIEAPFYLDGQTQIYPFSYLQYDAEYLSDHQFVVVIDRATEISNGFVTAEFNDHSSFHRREDVSLVRLLTFGLSFRLSAGRPLATAIDIPALKSSLMAFNMNINQRCNGKQQLFAPLIRQHIQKPYESKYFVNAQVTGISFHGVAPYMPPPLTLSSGDGLAFDIWSDPMCGGPLEIGLYVDVLGSLGKLYMRYRTVFAAFPLLIVTLVLRKQFSVYNTTGTFISFSESLDLSMRQSIPLLLSSLTLLSISPGGVTTFLATLVDSNQATSNLSSNIGFHKNDLLVGTDDPFFIYLVPLIGIVCIGVCTVLHYILLALTRILGVAYTVFTVLPAINSNQAPIPSPVFAPSTPRRRVISTIILLFLVSTFIPYQFAYLVACLVQILTVVRALRIYVVTPSTANSNYYHYSHSILLLMIWVLPINLPILAVWVRNLAVHWLTPFSSHHNVLSIMPFILLVENLTTGKMVPQITSGLRHITSGLLFGTALCAAIYGVSHAYMLHYLVNVVAAWLVILHSSSEPWSLMSFGTLFEGDTDEPKNISGSH; via the exons ATGAAGAGGCGCTCGCCGTCTATTGATGTCGGTGGTAAATCCTCCCTCGAGCTACAAAATTCAGATGCCGAGCTAGAGCACCGCCTCAATGGCTTAATACCCCGTCAATCCTCGACCCAAGATAGGCAACCGAACGGCCACTATTCGACCAAGGCGAATGGCCACCAGCACCCTTCCAGCCATGCAGCAGTCGCATCCTTTTCACCACTATCGCTCCCTACCTCGTCGCGCAGTATGACCACAACCAAGAAGCCTCCCCTGGTGAGCTTGGGGGCGCGCAATCGCAGCCTTTGGTTCATGTCTGTTCTGTCCTTTTTCGTTGCTACAGCTGGCGTTGGCCTCTTGGTCGCCATCTTTCGGTCCCTCACCACTCGCCAAATTGAGTCGAAAGGATGCCGAATGTCATACATGCGGCCTTCTTACATTCACTTTTCCGAATTTGATACCGAACACACCCGGTTTGCAAGCAAATACTCCCTATATCTCTATCGCGAACAGGGAATTGATAGCGGTGAA CTGCGTGGAATTCCCGTCCTCTTCATTCCAGGTAATGCTGGAAGTTATAAACAAGTCCGACCAATTGCCGCAGAGGCTGCTAATTATTTCCATGATTATCTTCGGCATGACCACAGCCAGTTGGATTCCGGCATACGAAGCCTCGATTTTTTTACCGTTGATTTCAATGAGGATATAACAGCATTTCACGGCCAAACTCTTCTTGATCAAGCTGAATATCTTAATGAAGCTGTTCGATATATACTTTCACTATATTCCGAGCCGCAGAGAGGCTCCCGCGATTCGCATCTCCCGGACCCTACATCAGTACTTATCCTTGGGCATTCGATGGGAGGAGTTGTTGCAAGAGCAATGCTAGTTCAACCAAATTACCAGGAAAATTcgattaatactataattacaATGTCAGCACCGCACGCACGCCCCCCCGTTACATTCGACGGTCGAATTGTTCAGATTTATGACGAAATAAATGATTATTGGCGTCGTGCGTATACACAAAAATGGGCCAGCAATAATCCACTATGGCATGTCACATTAGTATCCATTGCTGGCGGGAATCTGGATACTGTTGTGCCGTCCGATTATGCTAGCATCGAGTCACTTGTGCCTGAAACACATGGGTTTACTGTTTTTACGTCAGGCATTCCGACGGTGTGGACAAGTATGGATCATCAAGCCATTCTCTGGTGCGACCAGTTCCGAAAAGTTCTAGCCCAAACTTTGTATGGCGTTATCGACGTACATCGCGCCTCCCAGACGAAACCCCGAGCGCAAAGGATGAGAGTCTTTAAAAAGAAGCTCTTAACTGGCCTGGAGACGATTGCCGAGAAGACTCTATCTCTGAAGGAACCAACAACACTCCTCACTTTAGACGACTCGTCTAGTTCAGTAGTGGCAACGGGGGACCGATTAATTCTCTCGCAACTGGGTTCTGGGGCCAGACCGATAGCTTACCTCCTCCCTGTGCCGCCGCCTGGATCACTCGAGCCCAAGCGCTTTACCCTAATGACCGACGTCCAATTGAATACACATGCAGACAATAATCAGCTGCAGGTCCTCTTGTGCAACGTTTACCCCTTTCAGTTTACGGGAGTCAATTCAATATTTCCATCCACCATAGATCTATCGAGAAATGGGACCACGCCAACAAAGCTAGCTTGTAAGGATGCTGCCTCTGATACGGTCCTTCTTCCAGCTTCAACAACGGATATAGAGGCTCCTTTCTATCTGGACGGACAAACCCAGATATACCCTTTTTCATATCTACAATACGATGCTGAATACCTCTCTGACCATCAGTTTGTCGTTGTCATCGATAGAGCTACAGAAATTAGCAATGGCTTCGTCACTGCGGAGTTCAATGACCACTCTTCTTTTCACAGGAGAGAGGACGTAAGCCTTGTTCGTCTTCTCACATTTGGTCTCTCCTTTCGGCTCTCAGCTGGTCGCCCTCTGGCTACGGCCATTGATATACCGGCTCTCAAGTCAAGTTTGATGGCTTTTAATATGAATATCAACCAACGATGTAACGGAAAGCAACAGTTATTTGCGCCGCTAATCCGTCAACATATTCAAAAACCTTATGAGTCAAAATATTTTGTGAACGCCCAAGTAACTGGAATCAGCTTTCATGGGGTGGCTCCTTACATGCCCCCTCCGTTAACATTATCGAGTGGCGACGGCCTTGCTTTTGACATCTGGTCTGACCCTATGTGTGGTGGTCCTTTAGAGATTGGCCTCTATGTAGATGTGCTGGGAAGCCTCGGAAAGCTATATATGAGATATCGTACAGTCTTTGCGGCCTTTCCGTTGCTCATCGTTACGTTAGTGCTCCGGAAGCAATTTAGTGTTTATAACACGACTGGCACGTTTATTTCGTTTTCTGAAAGCTTGGACCTGTCTATGCGGCAGTCGATTCCActtctgctttcttctttaactttGCTTTCTATTTCCCCCGGAGGAGTTACAACCTTTCTCGCCACGCTTGTGGATAGCAACCAGGCCACGTCAAATCTCTCTTCGAACATCGGCTTTCACAAAAATGACCTCCTTGTTGGCACAGACGACCCCTTCTTCATATACCTTGTACCCCTCATTGGCATCGTATGCATCGGGGTCTGTACTGTTCTCCATTATATCCTCCTGGCGTTGACAAGAATCCTTGGCGTCGCATATACTGTGTTTACAGTGCTGCCTGCAATCAACAGTAACCAAGCTCCAATTCCATCACCGGTATTTGCACCATCAACCCCACGGCGGCGAGTGATTTCGACCATAATTCTATTATTCCTAGTTTCGACTTTCATTCCATATCAATTTGCGTACTTGGTCGCTTGCCTCGTACAAATTCTGACCGTTGTTCGCGCTCTTCGTATATACGTTGTCACGCCTTCAACAGCCAACTCTAACTATTATCACTATTCTCACTCTATCCTTCTGCTAATGATATGGGTTCTCCCGATCAATTTGCCTATTTTAGCGGTCTGGGTTCGCAATCTCGCCGTCCATTGGCTCACGCCGTTTTCTTCCCATCATAATGTGCTGTCAATAATGCCTTTCATATTATTGGTAGAGAACTTGACAACAGGGAAAATGGTTCCACAAATAACAAGCGGATTACGCCATATTACCAGCGGGCTCCTTTTTGGTACGGCTCTTTGTGCTGCAATCTATGGCGTTTCCCATGCATACATGCTCCATTACTTGGTTAACGTGGTGGCCGCTTGGCTGGTCATTCTTCACTCTTCTTCAGAGCCATGGTCTTTGATGAGTTTTGGAACTCTTTTTGAAGGAGATACAGATGAGCCGAAAAATATCAGTGGTTCACATTGA
- a CDS encoding uncharacterized protein (TransMembrane:4 (i84-103o127-152i173-194o225-242i)) codes for MPICIECRYPVKTLWTQYSGADDKSNGHLIRLTVCRKCGNFCDKYVEHDFVVLFIDLVLIKPQVYRHLLHNTLMRDGDRFDPSIIRLGVLLLLFDVYLTWARIEKQTIPSPTPGESKLGPLAEQPIVIQYMFFLILCALSTFAFHLSIRFLTSSVFSPLNMTKLMPRYSRPNSVSTALLVSSSTKLFPILMVIWEYDVPAAARSLGWAVVANNVEALRILLDCKYYVACFLAIAGASVRWAVGQLILISAGLGDVDSIADSSVAADGKALWALVKYARDWAGRLVVG; via the exons ATGCCTATTTGTATAGAGTGCCGATATCCTGTCAAAACTCTATGGACTCAATATTCCGGGGCCGATGACAAGTCGAATGGGCATTTAATTCGCCTCACTGTCTGTCGAAAATGTGGCAACTTCTGCGATAAATATGTAGAGCACGACTTTGTCGTGCTCTTCATTGACTTAGTCCTCATCAAACCTCAG GTATATCGTCATCTGCTACATAATACTCTGATGCGAGATGGCGATCGCTTCGAC CCTTCGATCATTCGCCTAGGAGTTTTACTGCTCCTATTTGATGTTTACTTGACATGGGCGCGTATAGAAAAACAAACCATTCCTTCGCCGACCCCTGGGGAGAGTAAACTGGGTCCGCTCGCTGAACAGCCGATTGTGATTCAGTATATGTTCTTTC TGATCCTTTGTGCTTTGTCGACCTTCGCTTTCCATCTAAGCATCCGCTTTCTCACTTCATCTGTCTTCTCGCCGCTTAACATGACGAAATTAATGCCGCGGTATTCTCGCCCAAATTCGGTTTCAACAGCTTTACTTGTTTCTTCCTCGACCAAATTATTTCCAATTTTAATGGTTATCTGGGAATACGACGTACCCGCTGCTGCCAGGTCTCTTGGCTGGGCTGTCGTGGCAAATAACGTGGAGGCTCTTCGCATCCTACTCGATTGCAAATACTATGTTGCCTGTTTCTTAGCGATTGCCGGCGCGTCTGTACGATGGGCTGTGGGCCAGTTGATATTAATCTCGGCTGGACTTGGTGACGTAGACTCCATTGCTGACAGCAGTGTGGCTGCTGATGGCAAAGCTCTTTGGGCCCTTGTAAAGTATGCCAGGGACTGGGCCGGGCGCTTAGTCGTAGGATAA
- a CDS encoding uncharacterized protein (TransMembrane:4 (i12-30o54-79i100-121o152-169i)) encodes MRDGDRFDPSIIRLGVLLLLFDVYLTWARIEKQTIPSPTPGESKLGPLAEQPIVIQYMFFLILCALSTFAFHLSIRFLTSSVFSPLNMTKLMPRYSRPNSVSTALLVSSSTKLFPILMVIWEYDVPAAARSLGWAVVANNVEALRILLDCKYYVACFLAIAGASVRWAVGQLILISAGLGDVDSIADSSVAADGKALWALVKYARDWAGRLVVG; translated from the exons ATGCGAGATGGCGATCGCTTCGAC CCTTCGATCATTCGCCTAGGAGTTTTACTGCTCCTATTTGATGTTTACTTGACATGGGCGCGTATAGAAAAACAAACCATTCCTTCGCCGACCCCTGGGGAGAGTAAACTGGGTCCGCTCGCTGAACAGCCGATTGTGATTCAGTATATGTTCTTTC TGATCCTTTGTGCTTTGTCGACCTTCGCTTTCCATCTAAGCATCCGCTTTCTCACTTCATCTGTCTTCTCGCCGCTTAACATGACGAAATTAATGCCGCGGTATTCTCGCCCAAATTCGGTTTCAACAGCTTTACTTGTTTCTTCCTCGACCAAATTATTTCCAATTTTAATGGTTATCTGGGAATACGACGTACCCGCTGCTGCCAGGTCTCTTGGCTGGGCTGTCGTGGCAAATAACGTGGAGGCTCTTCGCATCCTACTCGATTGCAAATACTATGTTGCCTGTTTCTTAGCGATTGCCGGCGCGTCTGTACGATGGGCTGTGGGCCAGTTGATATTAATCTCGGCTGGACTTGGTGACGTAGACTCCATTGCTGACAGCAGTGTGGCTGCTGATGGCAAAGCTCTTTGGGCCCTTGTAAAGTATGCCAGGGACTGGGCCGGGCGCTTAGTCGTAGGATAA
- the VMA9 gene encoding H(+)-transporting V0 sector ATPase subunit e (TransMembrane:2 (i7-25o37-55i)), with product MAQGYSIFIGLVVIVALSAAAWFMSPKGENQVLWRSSLILAIVSCYLMWLITFLAQLHPLIAPKRSDLREEFLGHTM from the exons ATGGCGCAAGG GTATTCCATTTTCATTGGCCTCGTGGTCATCGTTGCGTTAAGCGCAGCGGCTTGGTTTATGTCCCCCAAAGGCGAGAATCAAGT ATTATGGCGATCATCTCTAATTCTCGCTATCGTCAGCTGCTATCTCATGTGGCTTATCACCTTCCTCGCTCAACTCCATCCGCTGATTGCACCAAAACGAAGCGACCTGCGAGAGGAGTTTCTAGGGCACACCATGTAG
- a CDS encoding uncharacterized protein (EggNog:ENOG41), translating into MDFSRFSKNFSDFSAQITPFASRTFQFTKEQLGQAEDRTQLPADYIDLEKKVDALKQAHQRMLTVTSQYTTEAYDYPPNIKETFQDLGRTVSEKVSLLSSATSTAEAQAALVAPASAKPQPKTFSHAISRASLSSSQLLHQHHTGAGEDPLATALEKYALAMERVGDARLAQDSQIQSRFLAGWNTTLNTNLTFAARARKNVENSRLTLDAVKARVKGTTFKLGGQSRADHPDDTELSSDAQEEIEKAEDEFVTQTEEAVGVMKNVLDTPEPLRNLAELVAAQMEYHKKAYEILSELAPVLETLQTEQEVGSTSKFSAL; encoded by the exons ATGGATTTCTCCAGGTTCAGCAAGAACTTTTC TGATTTCAGCGCGCAAATAACTCCATTTGCATCACGCACTTTCCAATTTACCAAAGAACAATTAGGACAGGCAGAAGACAGA ACTCAGCTTCCTGCGGATTATATCGACCTTGAGAAAAAGGTGGATGCTTTGAAACAGGCACACCAAAGAATGCTTACAGTGAC TTCTCAATACACCACTGAAGCCTATGACTACCCTCCCAACATCAAAGAGACGTTCCAAGACCTGGGTCGAACTGTGAGCGAGAAGGTCAGCCTCCTGTCTTCAGCAACATCTACCGCAGAAGCACAGGCAGCTCTTGTGGCTCCCGCCTCTGCGAAGCCACAGCCAAAAACCTTCAGTCATGCCATTTCCCGTGCGAGCTTATCCAGCAGCCAGCTCTTGCATCAACATCATACGGGTGCAGGCGAAGATCCCCTAGCGACGGCTCTGGAGAAATATGCGCTTGCTATGGAACGAGTGGGTGATGCTCGCCTTGCTCAAGATTCACAAATCCAAAGTCGTTTCCTCGCTGGATGGAATACGACTCTCAACACAAATCTTACATTTGCGGCACGCGCCAGGAAGAATGTGGAAAACTCGAGATTGACACTCGATGCTGTTAAAGCTCGTGTTAAGGGAACAACTTTTAAACTTGGCGGCCAATCTCGGGCTGACCATCCGGACGATACTGAACTGAGCTCTGACGCCCAGGAGGAAATCGAGAAAGCAGAAGACGAGTTTGTGACGCAGACGGAGGAGGCAGTTGGCGTTATGAAAAAT GTTTTGGATACGCCCGAGCCACTCCGCAATCTTGCCGAACTAGTCGCAGCACAAATGGAGTACCATAAGAAGGCGTATGAAATTTTAAGCGAACTTGCGCCAGTTTTGGAGACTCTGCAGACGGAGCAAGAAGTAGGCAGCACTTCCAAATTCTCAGCACTATAA
- a CDS encoding uncharacterized protein (EggNog:ENOG41) has protein sequence MLTVTSQYTTEAYDYPPNIKETFQDLGRTVSEKVSLLSSATSTAEAQAALVAPASAKPQPKTFSHAISRASLSSSQLLHQHHTGAGEDPLATALEKYALAMERVGDARLAQDSQIQSRFLAGWNTTLNTNLTFAARARKNVENSRLTLDAVKARVKGTTFKLGGQSRADHPDDTELSSDAQEEIEKAEDEFVTQTEEAVGVMKNVLDTPEPLRNLAELVAAQMEYHKKAYEILSELAPVLETLQTEQEVGSTSKFSAL, from the exons ATGCTTACAGTGAC TTCTCAATACACCACTGAAGCCTATGACTACCCTCCCAACATCAAAGAGACGTTCCAAGACCTGGGTCGAACTGTGAGCGAGAAGGTCAGCCTCCTGTCTTCAGCAACATCTACCGCAGAAGCACAGGCAGCTCTTGTGGCTCCCGCCTCTGCGAAGCCACAGCCAAAAACCTTCAGTCATGCCATTTCCCGTGCGAGCTTATCCAGCAGCCAGCTCTTGCATCAACATCATACGGGTGCAGGCGAAGATCCCCTAGCGACGGCTCTGGAGAAATATGCGCTTGCTATGGAACGAGTGGGTGATGCTCGCCTTGCTCAAGATTCACAAATCCAAAGTCGTTTCCTCGCTGGATGGAATACGACTCTCAACACAAATCTTACATTTGCGGCACGCGCCAGGAAGAATGTGGAAAACTCGAGATTGACACTCGATGCTGTTAAAGCTCGTGTTAAGGGAACAACTTTTAAACTTGGCGGCCAATCTCGGGCTGACCATCCGGACGATACTGAACTGAGCTCTGACGCCCAGGAGGAAATCGAGAAAGCAGAAGACGAGTTTGTGACGCAGACGGAGGAGGCAGTTGGCGTTATGAAAAAT GTTTTGGATACGCCCGAGCCACTCCGCAATCTTGCCGAACTAGTCGCAGCACAAATGGAGTACCATAAGAAGGCGTATGAAATTTTAAGCGAACTTGCGCCAGTTTTGGAGACTCTGCAGACGGAGCAAGAAGTAGGCAGCACTTCCAAATTCTCAGCACTATAA
- a CDS encoding uncharacterized protein (EggNog:ENOG41) has protein sequence MNFKNDLRENESHSREQFFHAFKQSSSNAQFSLAGLSESGKDPRLSAKQFPHQRLDLEEDEKRKLGSKGGQQRSRLRDDDRKGHLDVVLRATEQFLAQGEVAKAAKAFGIILQLRPRTQSIDIRLHNLWSIGAEILMRQREKLKNLDQHLQSAPGQSDHAFQMAESQWGSSSSMSEIKSYFEILIRQYAYDHKLPHKLSALDFWLALLSCELSNIYMEHVGGIARQEKETMLQHTDPAHHYSLMSTSPSTSDSGQPDLESADFEPRYESKEDWTKRHKEAICQRTLRGLQNISLRMEKLMDQLPYSKNAHFLQLKETISFLSADLASSLGISGL, from the coding sequence ATGAATTTCAAAAATGATTTGCGTGAGAACGAGAGCCACTCTCGAGAGCAATTCTTTCACGCCTTCAAACAGTCTAGCAGCAATGCTCAATTTTCTCTAGCAGGGCTTTCGGAATCTGGTAAAGATCCGAGACTATCAGCAAAACAATTTCCTCATCAAAGGCTAGACTtagaggaagatgagaaaagaaagcttgGATCCAAGGGTGGACAGCAGAGGTCGAGACTACGGGATGACGACCGGAAAGGACACTTGGATGTAGTGCTGCGTGCGACGGAGCAATTTCTCGCTCAAGGAGAAGTCGCAAAAGCCGCCAAAGCTTTTGGCATTATTCTTCAGCTTAGGCCAAGGACACAATCCATCGATATCCGCCTCCATAATCTCTGGTCTATCGGAGCAGAGATTCTCATGCGGCAGAGGGAGAAGCTGAAAAACTTAGATCAGCATTTACAGTCAGCTCCTGGCCAAAGCGACCATGCTTTTCAGATGGCTGAATCCCAATGGGGTTCTTCTAGCAGCATGAGCGAGATCAAATCGTATTTTGAAATCCTGATACGTCAGTACGCATACGATCACAAATTACCGCACAAGCTCTCAGCGCTTGACTTTTGGCTGGCCTTACTGAGCTGCGAGCTGAGCAATATCTACATGGAGCATGTAGGAGGCATCGCTCGCCAAGAGAAGGAAACAATGCTTCAACATACAGATCCTGCGCATCACTATTCTTTAATGTCGACATCGCCCAGTACGAGCGACTCTGGGCAACCTGATCTTGAAAGCGCTGATTTTGAGCCACGTTATGAATCAAAGGAGGATTGGACCAAGAGACATAAAGAAGCAATATGCCAGCGCACCCTCAGAGGACTGCAGAATATTAGCCTGAGGATGGAAAAACTTATGGACCAGCTACCATACTCTAAAAATGCACATTTCTTGCAGCTGAAGGAGACGATATCGTTCCTCTCAGCTGACCTTGCATCGTCTCTGGGTATTTCTGGGTTATAA